A single window of Cervus canadensis isolate Bull #8, Minnesota chromosome 17, ASM1932006v1, whole genome shotgun sequence DNA harbors:
- the LOC122454835 gene encoding nascent polypeptide-associated complex subunit alpha: MPGEATETVPATEQELPQPQAETGSGTESDSDESVPELEEQDSTQATTQQAQLAAAAEIDEEPVSKAKQSRSEKKARKAMSKLGLRQVTGVTRVTIRKSKNILFVITKPDVYKSPASDTYIVFGEAKIEDLSQQAQLAAAEKFKVQGEAVSNIQENTQTPTVQEESEEEEVDETGVEVKDIELVMSQANVSRAKAVRALKNNSNDIVNAIMELTM; the protein is encoded by the coding sequence ATGCCCGGTGAAGCCACAGAAACCGTCCCTGCTACAGAGCAGGAGTTGCCACAGCCCCAGGCTGAGACAGGGTCTGGAACAGAATCTGATAGTGATGAATCAGTCCCAGAGCTTGAAGAGCAGGATTCTACACAGGCAACCACACAGCAAGCTCAGCTGGCAGCGGCAGCTGAAATCGATGAAGAACCAGTCAGTAAAGCAAAACAGAGCCGGAGTGAAAAGAAGGCACGGAAGGCTATGTCCAAACTGGGCCTTCGACAGGTTACAGGGGTTACTAGAGTCACTATCCGGAAATCTAAGAATATCCTTTTTGTCATCACAAAACCAGATGTGTACAAGAGCCCAGCTTCAGATACCTACATTGTTTTTGGGGAAGCCAAGATTGAGGATTTATCTCAGCAAGCACAGTTAGCAGCTGCTGAGAAATTCAAAGTTCAAGGTGAAGCTGTCTCAAACATCCAAGAAAACACACAGACTCCAACTgtacaagaggagagtgaagaggaagaggTTGATGAAACAGGTGTGGAAGTTAAGGACATAGAATTGGTCATGTCACAAGCAAACGTGTCTAGAGCAAAGGCAGTCCGAGCCCTGAAGAACAACAGCAATGACATTGTAAACGCTATTATGGAATTAACAATGTAA